A window of Kangiella sp. TOML190 genomic DNA:
CCTTAAAGCCCAGTTTTTGATACAGATGGCGCGCTGCTGTTAACTGGCTGTTGGTTTCTAAAAATAGGCGTTTGCAGCCTAATGTTTGAGCTTGCTCGATAATGGCTTGGCCAAGATGATAGCCCAGTTGTAAGCCTTGAAAACCGTCGAGCACCCCCATTTTGACTAGCTCATACTCATCATTATGCCACTTTTTTAAACCGCAGGTACCAACGATTTGCCCTTGGTATTGGGCAAAAACAATGGCACCACCAGTATCAATTAGGTATTTTTGTGGATCGGTTAGCACTTTCAGATCTTCCGGCTCCGGCTCGAAGTAGTGCTCTATCCACAGCAGGTTAATGGTTTTAAAGTACTCGGCCAGCTCTGGGCTGAAGCTTAAAATTTGAATGTCGGTGGTGCGCATAAAGTTAACATATCATTTGGTTATGCTAAACTTAGGCCAACTTATCCAGTTGAGTCAATAACAAGAAGGGGATTATGGATCTATTTACCATTGAGAATTTATTTACCTTAATGATGCTGATTGTGTTACAAGCTGTGTTGGGCTTCGACAATCTGCTTTATATTTCGTTAGAGTCTAAGCGTGCGCCTGCCGCTGATCAAAAGAGAGTACGCCGACTCGGTATTGGTATTGCGGTTGTTTTACGGATTGTTTTGTTATTCTCGCTGATGAAGCTTATCGACTATGTGCAAGGCGAGCTGTTTAGCATCCAATGGCAAGGGGTAGTGGAGGGTACCTTTACTTTTGAAAGCTTGATTGTGCTATTTGGTGGTGTCTTTATTATGTACACCGCAGTTAAAGAGATTTGGCATATGATGGCGCTGGAAGTTGGCGATACCAGCGATCGCAAACCCCAATCGGCAGCAAAAATTATCGCGCTGATTGTAATGATGAACCTAGTATTCTCTTTCGATTCGATTTTGAGTGCGATGGCTTTGACCGATAACTTCTGGATTATGGCGATAGCGATTATTTCCAGTGGTATTGCCATGATTTGGCTAGCAGACACGGTATCAAACTTCCTTGAAAAGAATCGTATGTTTGAGGTTTTGGGTTTGTTTATTCTATTAATCGTTGGGGTTATGTTGCTAGCTGATGGTGGCCATAAATCGCACCTAATGTTCTTTGGTAATGAAATTACCCCGATGAGCAAAGCGACTTTCTACTTTGTGATTGCAGTGTTGGTATTGAGCGATATTGTTCAATCGCGTTATCAGAAAAATCTGTTAAGGAAGAAACAGCGTTTAGCAGAAAAAGCAGGGGTTAAAAGTTAATCGTTTATCCAATGTACTTAATATCATCCCGCGGCTGGAGGCTTGCTCTCTTGGTCTTCGCTGGAATGATCGATTAGTTTAAGCCTTAATTAAAAATAAACAAAAAAAGCCTGCAAATGCAGGCTTTTTTTGTGGCTAGAAAGCTTAACAATAACTAAACTTTCTTGAGCTCCAATGCCACTTTAATCAAATCTTTAACGTATTGATTATGTGCCTTGGTAGCGTCTGATTGCCAGAAGGCAACGTTTGTGTCCGAGTCAATATTTTTCAATTGCTGGCGAGCTTGGGCAACGCTTTGGTTGCTGTAGCCAGCTTTGCCATTAGTTTGAACAATTCGCGCAAGCCCTTTGATATATTCAATCTGTAAGTTCTGGCGCATTGAATTAACATCACCAGAATCACCTTTAAATACCGCTTGGGTGAGATCGTTCATGACTTCCGATAAGGGGTATTGGTTACCATAAATGGCCGAATCGACAATACGCTTTTGTACTACAGGATGTAGCAGTTGTACCAGCACGCTACGCTGGGTATTAAGTACCATATCGTGCAATTTCGGGTCTTCGGTAAAACCATAATGGTTAAAGCCGCGGCGTTGCAGTTGCAATTTGCTTACTAGATCTTGGTTAAAGTCGAAAGCATCTTCGGCGAAAATGTATTTGGCCAAAGCATCCATCGCTTGCTTTTGCTTGGCTTTTTCAACAGGGCGTAATGGTTCGGTCGCACCTTGTTGACCAGCAAAACCACGATCAATATAAACACCACCAATGTAGCGCGAAATAGTGCGGGCATGGCCGCCGTATTGACGAGCTAAAGCGCTAAAACCATTTAATAAGCCTTGATAAGAGTCGCCTTCTTTAACCAGCTTACCAATTAACTCACCTTCTACTTTGCGGATATAATCCATCTGGTTGGTGGCAAAGCCAATCGCATCGGAGCTCATGTCACCAACATTAATTCGCGGATCGATAGCTTTACCTGGCGCACGCATATCATCGGCGTCGTTACCAAAAGCCAGCTCTGGCTCGGTTGAGCGCGCTAGTAAAGTTTCGAGACGCGCTTTTTCTGCATTGGCATCTTCCAGCGAAGGTTTATAACCAAACTCGATCGCCCACAGATCGTACGGACCAGGAGTTGTGGTGTAGTAGTTGCCTTGAGCTTTGCCATCAGTGCTAAAGTTAATCGCAGGATAGTCCATTACCGAACCAGTCAAGCCCATGCTTGCGGTTTTGGATTTATCCGACAAAGAAGCGATGTCGTGTAGCTGGCTGGACTTCATGTTGTGGTTCAAACCTAAGGTATGGCCGACTTCATGCAATATCAAAAAGTGAATAAAATCGTTTAAGAAATCAGAAACTTGCTCTGGATCAGAAGCCATCGCTTCCATCATCACCCGACCATCCATTGCATCTTGATACATGGCTTGATGCAGATCTTGCTTATACTCTAGGGACTGCTCCATTGCTTCTTGCATCGAAATAGCGGTGGTTGCCATTAATTCTTGGGCAAAAGCCACGCGGTTAAAGACCGAGTATTCCAGCATAATATCAGCGCCTAACAACTGACCTGTACGCGGGTTAGCAAAGCTTGGCCCATAGCCGCCAAAAGGAGGGCGCGGCGATGAAGTCCAGCGCAGAACGTTGTAACGAATATCGCCTGCATCCCAGTCCGCATCATCTGGCTGGATTTTGACCTGTATGGCATTTTTAAAGCCGGCTTTTTCGAACGCCTTGTTCCATTCTAAAGTGGCATTTTTTACGGTCTCGCGAATGTGCTCTGGGGTAGTATTTTCAATCCACCATACGATCGGCTCTACTGGTTCGGAAAGCTCAGCGGCGGGATCTTTTTTCACCAGGTGCCAACGGCGGATAACGTCACGATAAGGGGTGTGGTCGCCCACTGCCGTCATGTCATGAACTTGGTTCATAAAATAGCCGACGCGCGGATCATCAAAGCGTGGTTGATAATCATTTTTGGGTACTTCAATTAAAGAATGGCGGACGCTGACTTCGATCGAACGCGGATCGGTCACGGCAAATAAGCCAGGAGTGACGGTGCGAGCTTGTGGCATGATCGGCGCTGGATTATCGTAAACGTACTCGACTTCAAAGTCGGTATTTTCTGGATAATTATCAATCTCTACGTATTTGGTTTTGTTTTTGCTCAGTTTGCCTAAACCTAAACGCTGGCCAGGTTTTGTTCCCGGACGTGGCGACGGCTTGATTTGCAGTAAAGACTCAGAAAGAAATAATTTGTCAGCGCTGATCAATACATCGCCCGTTTCTTTATCTTCGGCAATAATGGGCAAGCTGGTGACCACAGGGCTGTTAATGTTGGCGTCTTTGGCTTTAGATACCGCATTATCTGGATCGAAATAAAAACTGGTGTTTTCGGCTTTAAACTCGATATTTTTATAGTGGC
This region includes:
- a CDS encoding zinc-dependent metalloprotease — its product is MKINKISQALAIALLGTSFALATPSAEAAAPAKSKKEQKKPKTIAEAIKDQTKIDGLFDLYQDPKTGKLSMVIKKDQLGKEFLHFVQLRDGLVDVGMFRGAYRGTRIYSIDRHYKNIEFKAENTSFYFDPDNAVSKAKDANINSPVVTSLPIIAEDKETGDVLISADKLFLSESLLQIKPSPRPGTKPGQRLGLGKLSKNKTKYVEIDNYPENTDFEVEYVYDNPAPIMPQARTVTPGLFAVTDPRSIEVSVRHSLIEVPKNDYQPRFDDPRVGYFMNQVHDMTAVGDHTPYRDVIRRWHLVKKDPAAELSEPVEPIVWWIENTTPEHIRETVKNATLEWNKAFEKAGFKNAIQVKIQPDDADWDAGDIRYNVLRWTSSPRPPFGGYGPSFANPRTGQLLGADIMLEYSVFNRVAFAQELMATTAISMQEAMEQSLEYKQDLHQAMYQDAMDGRVMMEAMASDPEQVSDFLNDFIHFLILHEVGHTLGLNHNMKSSQLHDIASLSDKSKTASMGLTGSVMDYPAINFSTDGKAQGNYYTTTPGPYDLWAIEFGYKPSLEDANAEKARLETLLARSTEPELAFGNDADDMRAPGKAIDPRINVGDMSSDAIGFATNQMDYIRKVEGELIGKLVKEGDSYQGLLNGFSALARQYGGHARTISRYIGGVYIDRGFAGQQGATEPLRPVEKAKQKQAMDALAKYIFAEDAFDFNQDLVSKLQLQRRGFNHYGFTEDPKLHDMVLNTQRSVLVQLLHPVVQKRIVDSAIYGNQYPLSEVMNDLTQAVFKGDSGDVNSMRQNLQIEYIKGLARIVQTNGKAGYSNQSVAQARQQLKNIDSDTNVAFWQSDATKAHNQYVKDLIKVALELKKV
- a CDS encoding GNAT family N-acetyltransferase yields the protein MRTTDIQILSFSPELAEYFKTINLLWIEHYFEPEPEDLKVLTDPQKYLIDTGGAIVFAQYQGQIVGTCGLKKWHNDEYELVKMGVLDGFQGLQLGYHLGQAIIEQAQTLGCKRLFLETNSQLTAARHLYQKLGFKEVTFECSRSDYQRCDVIMECFL
- a CDS encoding TerC family protein, with the translated sequence MDLFTIENLFTLMMLIVLQAVLGFDNLLYISLESKRAPAADQKRVRRLGIGIAVVLRIVLLFSLMKLIDYVQGELFSIQWQGVVEGTFTFESLIVLFGGVFIMYTAVKEIWHMMALEVGDTSDRKPQSAAKIIALIVMMNLVFSFDSILSAMALTDNFWIMAIAIISSGIAMIWLADTVSNFLEKNRMFEVLGLFILLIVGVMLLADGGHKSHLMFFGNEITPMSKATFYFVIAVLVLSDIVQSRYQKNLLRKKQRLAEKAGVKS